In one Liolophura sinensis isolate JHLJ2023 chromosome 11, CUHK_Ljap_v2, whole genome shotgun sequence genomic region, the following are encoded:
- the LOC135478078 gene encoding LOW QUALITY PROTEIN: cytochrome P450 20A1-like (The sequence of the model RefSeq protein was modified relative to this genomic sequence to represent the inferred CDS: substituted 1 base at 1 genomic stop codon), with product MRLFRPLFGSSSIPFTNKADGQTRRTKYDKVFTRSAFKNSYAIFHKVSADLSTKWSTMSDEQHIPLTRHMLALSFKILMWTLVGDYFKDDKKLLEFRKNFDVCWSITEESLLAESFPEEGSQQFKRFSQAKSALHDTLKDVLQKQRSRPRGNDLMFVDMVTLAGISEDTQVEDLLTFIVWGVHKMAFMLSWALYFLATHPDVQQKLVKEISTALGESEVNENNVDKLRYLRQVLDETLRCSALSPWSARVQDFDTELEGHKIPKNTPVIHALGVVLQGDTWWAEPNKFDPDRFSSENTKSRTLLAFSPFGFAGKRTCPGAQLAYLEATSVLVTLLRQHKVKMVEGLVINPVYXIVTHPGDEIWITVEKRK from the exons ATGAGATTGTTTCGGCCCCTGTTTGGATCAAGTAGTATCCCCTTCACAAACAAGGCAGATGGCCAAACACGACGGACCAAGTACGACAAAGTCTTTACAAGAAGCGCCTTCAAGAACAGCTATGCCATTTTCCACAAG GTTTCCGCAGACTTGTCCACCAAATGGTCGACAATGTCAGATGAGCAGCACATCCCGCTGACTCGGCACATGTTGGCACTCTCCTTCAAGATCCTCATGTGGACGCTGGTCGGAGACTACTTCAAAGACGACAAGAAACTTCTGGAATTCAGGAAGAATTTTGATGTG TGCTGGTCCATCACAGAGGAGTCTTTgcttgctgagagcttcccagAAGAGGGCAGTCAACAGTTCAAGAGGTTCAGTCAAG CAAAATCTGCCCTCCATGACACTCTCAAGGATGTCCTTCAGAAACAGAGGTCACGTCCCCGTGGCAACGACCTGATGTTTGTTGACATGGTAACGCTGGCGGGGATCTCAGAGGACACACAAGTAGAAGATCTGCTGACATTTATAGTTTGGGGAGTTCACAAGATGGCCTTCA TGCTCAGTTGGGCGCTCTACTTCCTGGCCACGCACCCAGACGTTCAGCAGAAGCTTGTGAAGGAAATATCGACAGCTTTGGGAGAGTCAGAAgtgaatgaaaacaatgtagaCAAGCTCAG atACCTGCGGCAGGTGTTGGATGAGACGCTCAGGTGCTCTGCACTTTCCCCTTGGTCAGCCAGGGTGCAGGATTTTGATACAGAGCTGGAAGGGCATAAGATTCCTAAAAAT ACCCCAGTGATCCATGCCCTAGGGGTGGTGCTCCAGGGAGACACATGGTGGGCAGAGCCTAACAA GTTTGACCCAGACCGCTTCAGTTCTGAGAACACTAAGTCCCGTACTCTGTTGGCATTTTCCCCATTCGGGTTTGCCGGAAAGCGTACGTGCCCCGGTGCTCAGTTGGCGTACTTGGAGGCAACGTCTGTACTGGTGACCTTGCTGCGTCAACACAAGGTCAAGATGGTGGAGGGGCTAGTCATCAATCCTGTGTACTGAATCGTCACTCACCCAGGGGACGAAATCTGGATCACGGTAGAGAAACGAAAGTGA